The following proteins are encoded in a genomic region of Myxococcales bacterium:
- a CDS encoding diguanylate cyclase produces MKPVENDCQSSDLSRARAMLSAVAFIAKKLSRGSSWQDEAADALCRLGEATEVSRVYIYQNSEHEGKLVMSEICEWCAPGIDSMIVDPENQNYPYELRLQRWVEILGSGKVIHGSARDLPACERKDLAEEGILSTATIPIFCDDVWWGYIGFDDCLIERGWSEVEIDTLQAAAEIIGGAIERQRSAKQLERNQLIFKALVEQLPAILYIEGHDRENRVDEFISPRIESMTGISQEDWLSEAGTEIWLDRVHPDDRERVRVVWMQGRLTAKDVCDYRMVHPDGRVVWFRDRSTVIYDKNDEPFMEVGLMLDITEQKEAEQQIAFLAYHDKLTGLANRALFEEMLEAAMARATRDGLAIAVLYMDLDDFKAVNDSLGHAAGDDLLKQIAARIVIATRGTDLVARQGGDEFLVLLPDLPLIPVPGDLAGGDVAVRVAKVMAGRIRELVSEPFALGKVELQTSLSIGVSIYPVDAASARDLLKNADLAMYKSKQALAVKTN; encoded by the coding sequence ATGAAACCTGTCGAAAACGACTGCCAATCGAGCGACCTGAGTAGAGCCAGGGCCATGCTCTCGGCAGTTGCGTTCATCGCAAAGAAACTCAGCAGGGGATCTTCTTGGCAGGACGAAGCCGCTGACGCGCTCTGCCGTCTCGGCGAGGCCACCGAGGTCAGCCGCGTCTACATCTACCAAAATTCCGAACACGAAGGCAAGCTCGTGATGAGCGAGATTTGCGAGTGGTGTGCCCCCGGTATCGATTCCATGATCGTCGATCCAGAAAATCAGAACTACCCGTACGAACTCCGGCTTCAGCGTTGGGTGGAGATTCTCGGCAGCGGCAAGGTCATCCACGGGAGTGCGCGCGATCTGCCCGCTTGCGAGCGAAAGGATCTAGCCGAGGAAGGCATCCTGTCGACCGCCACCATTCCTATCTTCTGCGACGACGTATGGTGGGGATACATTGGATTCGACGATTGCCTGATTGAACGAGGGTGGTCGGAAGTCGAAATCGACACGCTGCAAGCGGCTGCAGAAATAATTGGTGGCGCCATCGAGCGACAGCGCAGCGCCAAACAACTGGAGAGGAACCAGCTGATTTTTAAGGCTCTCGTCGAGCAGCTTCCGGCAATTCTCTACATCGAGGGGCACGACAGAGAAAATCGTGTCGACGAATTCATCAGCCCCAGGATTGAATCGATGACCGGCATCAGCCAGGAGGATTGGCTCTCCGAGGCCGGGACCGAGATCTGGCTCGACCGCGTACATCCCGACGACCGCGAGCGGGTGCGTGTGGTGTGGATGCAGGGACGGCTGACCGCAAAAGACGTGTGTGACTACCGCATGGTCCACCCGGATGGGCGCGTCGTGTGGTTCCGGGATCGCTCCACCGTGATTTATGACAAAAATGACGAGCCCTTCATGGAAGTTGGCTTGATGCTCGATATCACCGAGCAGAAGGAAGCCGAGCAACAGATCGCTTTTCTCGCCTATCACGACAAACTGACCGGGCTGGCCAATCGCGCTTTGTTCGAAGAGATGCTCGAGGCCGCCATGGCGCGGGCAACGCGAGATGGACTTGCGATCGCAGTGCTCTACATGGATCTCGACGACTTCAAGGCGGTGAACGACAGCCTCGGACATGCGGCGGGCGACGATCTTCTAAAACAGATCGCCGCAAGGATCGTGATCGCAACCCGGGGCACGGACCTCGTCGCTCGGCAAGGCGGAGATGAATTCCTCGTGCTGCTCCCGGACTTGCCTCTGATTCCAGTGCCCGGAGATCTCGCCGGTGGTGATGTTGCGGTGCGGGTTGCCAAAGTGATGGCCGGTCGCATTCGAGAACTCGTCAGCGAGCCCTTCGCACTCGGCAAGGTAGAGCTCCAGACTTCGCTCAGTATTGGAGTCAGCATCTATCCCGTCGATGCCGCAAGTGCCCGCGATCTGCTCAAGAACGCCGACTTGGCAATGTACAAGTCCAAGCAGGCCCTCGCAGTCAAGACGAACTAG
- a CDS encoding VCBS repeat-containing protein, whose amino-acid sequence MRNRNTGVPIRSASESSPESESCRLAAFRAVGAALCLIGSVGLTAVTHASEDPSKNTTNAIGTQDNLVTLTDALRIDQLPDADTAGSEAIRFAPGELIVRLRKEVGSQIHRARADGFASAIPGDPAAAQLDEILLRHKAKKMRRIFKVYEDAHGRQIDTARARLLHVREARQNQSKRRLPPLPAHTPDLENFFLVEIPGLETTEELNVVMGELRANDLVADVQPNFIHRIQAEPLPNVSTVPNDPYVSSNGTTWSEGSFGNAFPDLYGVRNLHVLEAWSLLDTNGNGVFDESEIAPGEGVVVAVIDSGLDLDHPDIAGGVFINMGETPGDGIDNDANGLVDDVSGWDFVDDDSVPEDYLGHGTHVAGTIAAGSNNAEGIVGIAPFAQILPIKALNDEGFGLSADLAAAVHYATSVGAHITSNSWGGVFDDPIIRAAFDDAEAAGVLSLAAAGNSARPQVLMPALFQSVVAVAAVDAGDVLASFSSWGSELELCAPGVGVLSLSANDHDNRYANGTGRAVGDRYLWLSGTSMATPHASGVAALMMSMHPDESAAEIRGRLLAGAVSIDLQNPGREDDLGAGRVDALSSATAVPTPLLRPVAIRAGAIVAGQLASVEVELRNHWVSATGVFVSLTSTDPDVSVADGDRDYGDMASGETASRSFEIQIAPQVELGTELSLLLTITADGLPAQEHAFFVRGSFFINQDDLAELSPFPFFVFGATFGDYDSDGLQDMGIGTALAATNLYRQNPDGTFSQHQPNGSGSTRYPIFVDMNNDGLLDMLAVGPAITSSAVLAINVGGGRFEVLPASSGFAFPESSQITGITPIDYDADGDLDLVVGVRALFQDDQGVHRNILVLRNNGDLTFSDAWAETGIGRLMGSHQYLTLDWNGDGFQDLLGLHRYSNRLALHRNLGKGKFEDVTSIAFPDEFLACINWAQEICDFFRTAAAGDYDNDGDTDLLLVIAGNVSAEDRSAIMLLENDGNGVYSDATDQAGDLATVTMLSGLWGTSFFDLENDGDLDILIPIDIALFGSPFRQPETKVVIFRNDGEGHFTHVSDIAFPTDTPVATLIAAVGDYDGDGAQDILAPVSNIIGLVGGLMHNQAGREQAWLEVELNGIDSAPNGYGARVTLVADGRVQTREIHYSPVELFRVHFGLGSSAIVNVLEIRWPSGAVGIQRDVAVNQRLSVTEGILCPDLQGGQCPTVEIDIDPLSDKNRINLHSNRYLRVAILGSENFDTANIDVARTFFGPARATAAHKQGGHIEDVNGDGLLDLVSHYRIANTGIELGDVEACLRGQLLDRTPFAGCDRVHPVAKKNSK is encoded by the coding sequence TTGCGTAATCGCAATACTGGAGTCCCCATCCGTTCAGCTTCCGAAAGCTCTCCTGAATCCGAAAGCTGTCGTCTTGCAGCGTTTCGAGCAGTCGGCGCAGCCCTATGCCTGATCGGATCCGTCGGGCTGACTGCAGTGACCCATGCGAGCGAAGACCCGTCGAAGAACACGACGAATGCAATCGGCACACAGGACAACCTGGTTACCTTGACCGACGCACTACGCATCGACCAACTCCCGGACGCGGATACGGCCGGCTCCGAGGCAATCCGCTTTGCGCCCGGCGAGCTGATCGTTCGACTCCGCAAAGAGGTGGGGAGCCAGATCCACCGCGCTCGCGCAGATGGATTTGCCTCTGCAATACCCGGCGATCCCGCCGCGGCCCAGCTCGACGAGATTCTGCTTCGCCACAAGGCGAAGAAAATGCGCCGCATCTTCAAGGTTTACGAGGACGCCCACGGGCGACAGATTGACACTGCACGCGCGCGCCTCCTGCACGTTCGCGAAGCTCGCCAGAACCAGAGCAAACGGCGTCTACCCCCACTGCCAGCCCACACACCTGATCTCGAAAATTTCTTTCTCGTCGAAATTCCGGGACTCGAGACGACGGAAGAACTGAACGTCGTAATGGGCGAGCTGCGAGCCAACGATCTGGTGGCTGACGTTCAGCCGAACTTCATTCATCGGATTCAGGCCGAACCCTTGCCCAACGTAAGCACCGTTCCAAATGATCCCTACGTGAGTAGCAACGGCACGACCTGGTCGGAGGGCAGCTTCGGAAACGCTTTCCCCGACCTGTATGGCGTGCGCAATCTGCACGTCCTCGAGGCCTGGAGCCTCTTGGATACGAACGGGAACGGCGTATTCGACGAAAGCGAAATCGCTCCGGGTGAGGGCGTGGTCGTCGCGGTAATCGATTCCGGCCTGGACCTGGATCACCCTGACATTGCGGGGGGCGTCTTCATCAATATGGGAGAGACGCCGGGCGACGGAATCGACAACGACGCCAACGGGCTGGTGGATGACGTGAGTGGCTGGGACTTCGTCGACGACGATTCCGTCCCGGAGGATTATCTCGGCCACGGAACCCATGTCGCCGGTACGATCGCGGCCGGTTCGAACAACGCCGAGGGGATCGTTGGAATCGCGCCCTTCGCACAAATCTTGCCCATCAAGGCGCTCAATGACGAAGGCTTCGGCCTTTCCGCAGATCTGGCTGCGGCCGTGCACTACGCGACCAGCGTAGGTGCCCACATCACGTCGAATTCCTGGGGTGGCGTGTTCGACGACCCGATCATTCGGGCCGCGTTCGACGACGCCGAAGCCGCCGGCGTGCTCTCGCTTGCGGCTGCCGGCAACAGCGCCAGGCCCCAAGTATTGATGCCCGCCCTGTTTCAGAGCGTCGTGGCCGTCGCCGCGGTCGATGCTGGAGACGTGCTGGCGTCGTTCTCGAGTTGGGGTTCCGAACTCGAACTCTGCGCTCCCGGCGTGGGCGTGCTCTCGCTCTCGGCAAACGATCACGACAACCGCTACGCCAACGGCACCGGGCGCGCAGTGGGTGATCGCTACCTCTGGCTGAGTGGCACCAGCATGGCGACCCCGCACGCAAGCGGGGTTGCGGCTCTCATGATGAGTATGCATCCCGATGAGTCGGCCGCAGAGATTCGCGGCCGCCTGCTGGCCGGCGCGGTCTCGATCGATTTGCAGAATCCCGGCAGAGAGGACGACCTGGGCGCCGGGAGGGTGGACGCGCTCTCGAGCGCCACCGCGGTTCCGACCCCGCTGCTGCGTCCCGTCGCGATTCGCGCGGGTGCGATCGTCGCGGGACAGCTGGCCTCGGTCGAGGTGGAACTGCGGAACCACTGGGTGTCCGCCACCGGCGTATTCGTTTCACTCACGAGTACGGACCCAGACGTGAGCGTTGCCGACGGCGATCGCGACTATGGCGATATGGCGAGCGGAGAAACCGCTTCCAGGTCATTCGAAATCCAAATCGCGCCGCAGGTCGAGCTCGGAACAGAGCTCAGCCTGCTTCTGACAATCACCGCCGACGGCCTTCCGGCGCAGGAGCACGCCTTCTTCGTGCGCGGCAGCTTCTTCATAAACCAGGACGATCTCGCCGAACTCAGTCCATTTCCATTCTTTGTCTTTGGCGCGACCTTCGGCGACTACGACAGCGACGGGCTGCAGGACATGGGAATCGGCACGGCTTTGGCAGCGACAAATCTCTATCGCCAAAATCCCGATGGAACTTTCAGCCAGCACCAGCCCAATGGCTCTGGCTCAACCCGCTATCCAATCTTTGTGGACATGAACAACGACGGTCTTCTCGACATGTTGGCCGTCGGACCCGCCATCACCTCCAGTGCAGTCCTTGCGATAAACGTCGGAGGAGGACGTTTCGAGGTTCTGCCGGCTTCGAGCGGCTTCGCGTTTCCAGAATCGAGTCAAATTACAGGCATCACGCCGATCGATTACGACGCCGATGGCGATCTGGATTTGGTGGTGGGAGTCAGGGCTCTCTTTCAGGACGACCAGGGGGTTCACCGCAATATCTTGGTGCTGCGCAACAACGGAGATCTCACCTTCTCCGACGCCTGGGCAGAAACGGGAATCGGAAGGCTCATGGGCAGTCACCAGTACCTGACCCTCGACTGGAATGGCGACGGCTTCCAGGATCTATTGGGACTCCATCGATATTCCAACCGTCTGGCGCTTCATCGAAATCTGGGCAAGGGAAAATTCGAAGACGTGACCAGCATTGCCTTTCCGGACGAGTTCCTGGCGTGCATAAACTGGGCACAAGAGATCTGCGATTTTTTCCGGACGGCTGCTGCGGGAGACTACGACAACGACGGCGACACAGACTTGTTGCTTGTCATCGCAGGCAACGTTTCGGCGGAGGACAGATCCGCCATCATGCTGCTCGAAAACGATGGGAACGGCGTCTACTCGGACGCGACCGATCAAGCGGGAGATCTCGCGACGGTGACGATGTTAAGCGGGTTGTGGGGCACTTCCTTTTTCGATCTGGAGAATGACGGCGATCTGGACATCCTCATCCCGATCGACATTGCGCTTTTTGGGTCTCCGTTTCGCCAACCCGAAACGAAGGTCGTGATTTTTCGCAACGACGGCGAAGGTCACTTCACTCACGTTTCGGACATCGCATTCCCCACCGATACACCCGTAGCGACGTTGATCGCGGCCGTGGGGGACTACGATGGTGATGGCGCGCAAGACATTCTCGCTCCAGTGAGCAATATCATTGGGCTGGTCGGCGGCCTGATGCACAATCAAGCGGGCCGGGAGCAAGCCTGGCTCGAGGTCGAACTCAACGGGATCGACAGTGCACCCAATGGTTACGGTGCTCGGGTGACTTTGGTCGCAGATGGCCGCGTACAAACCCGGGAGATCCACTACTCGCCCGTCGAATTGTTCCGAGTCCATTTTGGCCTCGGTAGTAGCGCGATCGTGAACGTCCTGGAGATTCGTTGGCCGAGTGGTGCCGTCGGGATCCAACGCGATGTGGCAGTCAATCAACGACTCAGCGTGACCGAGGGCATTCTCTGCCCGGACCTGCAGGGCGGGCAGTGTCCCACTGTAGAGATCGACATCGATCCCCTTAGCGACAAGAATCGCATCAATCTCCACAGCAATCGCTACTTACGCGTAGCCATTCTTGGCTCCGAAAATTTCGACACAGCAAATATCGATGTGGCGAGGACTTTTTTTGGCCCGGCGAGAGCCACTGCGGCGCACAAGCAGGGAGGTCATATTGAAGATGTGAACGGCGACGGTTTGCTCGATCTGGTTTCCCACTACCGTATTGCAAACACCGGCATCGAATTGGGCGATGTCGAGGCATGCCTGAGGGGTCAGTTGCTGGACCGCACGCCCTTTGCGGGCTGCGATCGGGTCCACCCCGTGGCGAAGAAGAATTCCAAGTAA